The nucleotide window AGCCAAGAATTGATAATCCCCTATTCAAAACAAGTTTAATGTGCCTATCATATCACAAAAAACAACTAAAGTCGTCTTTGAGCGGACGGCTTTAATCCTCAATTTTGAATCAAAAAAGGGATTTATGCAACAGCATCTAATGGAGCTTTTGCGATAGGAAACCAAACAATAAAGGTTGTCCCCGGTAAAGATTGTTTTTGACTTTTCCCATTAGGACTGATAAATTCTATTTTGCCTTGCATTTGTTCGACTAAATCTTTAACAATGGCTAATCCTAATCCGGTTCCCGGAATATTCCCTGCCGCTTGAACCCCTCGATATCGTCTCTCAAAAATATGAGTTTGATCTTCCCTGGGAATTCCGTACCCTGTATCACTAATTTGAATTCCTTCCCAATCATCCCCTAATCTAAAAACAATACTCACCTCAATCTCTCCCCCGGCTGGCGTGTATTTAATGGCATTATCGATCAAGTTGCTAAAAACCTCCCGTAAGGCTTTAAAATTAGCCCCGATCGGGGGTAAATTTGGGGGCACTTTAGAAATGACCTGAATCTGTTTTTCTTGAGCTAAGGCTTGAGCAGAGATTAATAGAGGGGTTAAAATTTCTTCAACAGATACCGGTTCTAACGCCAGAGCAACACTCGGTAATAATAAGGGGGAATGAGTTTCGGTTTCGGGTAAGGTGATCACTGTAGCGGTAGAGGGTTCTTGTGGTAAAATGTCGCTCTGTTGTTCAAATTGCCGTAATAAATCTTGGATGCGATCACTTTCTCGAATAATCCCTTTAATTACGTTTTGATCTTTCTCATCCGGTAAAAAACGTTTCAGTAACAGTTTGCCAAATGTCCGTAAAGCGGTTAAGGGGTTGCGTAGCTGGTGCAGTAAATTATCCAGTTGATCCCTTTGGTGAGCATTTTTAAGGTATTGTTGTTGTAACTGTTGCTGATACCATTCTTGACGTTGGTCTAAAAAACAAGCGATCGCTAGGGTTTTAACGATTTTGTCAATTTGAGTTAATTCTGTCTCATGCCATTGTACATCTTGACGACCGGTCACCAGTAAACCCATGACCATCTCTTGATAGATTAAGGGCAAAATAATCTGGTTATTTTGAGCTTCTTGGGGATGTTGACAAAGTGTATCCAAAAAGTCCGGATCAATTTCGGCCTCATTAATGATTTCTGGAAGGGTTTGTAAAAATGAGCCAACTATTGAGGATTTTTCCTCCCCAGATGGAATTAATCGGGTGAGCAACCCTTCCCCCTTAGAAAACTGTTCCGGATAGATGACGACCGGAAACAAGTTCGTCTGGGATTTGTCCCATTCTCTAGTTAGATAGACTGCGCTCCAATCTGCCTTAAACTCTTCGATCAATAATTCTAGCTGCGCTCGACACAGGCTGATAAATTCTGCACTAGGGGGATTTAACATCGTTGAGGAATGAGACATGAACACCGCTCGGACTTTAATTATTAAAAAATGTTAAGAAATGTGAAGTTTTGTATAGGACTTAACAGAGGACTCTGGAAAACCCAAGGCTAGGCTCAATAAATAGCATACCTTAGAGACATCCCCCTTGGCTTCTACCTTATGGTGAGACGGTTGATTTTTTAATTTAGACCGGATATAATGCCAACGGCTTTTGTAACGATGATTACAGCGATTAGCCGAAATAGGAGGTAATTGGGTTGGCAAGAAAACGGAAACGTAAAAGTCGTCGTCGCCAAGAAGGGCGCAAAATTTTAGAGTTAGTACCCCAGTACAGCATTGAAAGTGGCGAAGACAAACCGGTAACAGCCGCTAGGAAATATATCCAAGAGCAATCTATTGCTCCGCCGGCTGTGTTAACCGTCAGACGGAATGAACATACTACTGACAGGTACTTTTGGGCGGAAAAAGGATTATTTGGCGCTCAATACGTCGAAGAGAACCATTTCCTCTTTCCCAGTTTGAGAGTGTATCAACCTCCAAGCAAAACTCCTGTAGCAACGGCGACTAAACGCTAAACGCAGTTTAACTACGAATAGGACTTACACAATTGACCTAAATCATCATAACTCCTTTTGGTAAATTTAGGTCATGGTAAAGTGTAAGTCCTATAAAAATTTTCTTAAGAAATCTAGTAGAACACTTATGCTAGAGGGCTTTAGGGTGGATGAGCATTGGGCTGCCCTAAATGTTGAGTTGGGTTTTCACGGGGGCGATCGCCAACCCAAGATAAGCTGTTACGCATTTAAATTATTCTTTTTAGTAGGGTGTGGGAAAGGGGGCGCATGGCAAGGGAGAAAGGTGAAGAGGGTTTATTTCTCAAGAATTGAGGATATAAACATTAAATGCGTCTTAGCTTAGTCTTGTTCAGTAAACAGACTTTCTCGACCTAAATTTTAAAGATCAAAGTTAATTGAATATAATTTTTAGAAATATACTGATTAAACTCAATATAAAAACATCATATCAAAAATTATTTATGCAATTTAATTATCAGCATTTAGATTTACCTATAATTGAGCAAATTATAGATTTTACGCCTTTAAAAGTATCTCCTCAAACCCCGATTATTGATGTTATTGCCTTAATGGGTGAAGTTCGTCATCGGAGTTGCGACCTGATTAACTCTAATTTAATCCCATCTTCATCATCTGGCTGTTGCGAAAGAGTCGACTGTGCCCTAATCATGGAAGGAGAGGAGTTAAAGGGCATTTTTACCGAACAAGATTTAGTTAGAGTCGCAGCAATGGATATTAACTTATCTGAGACTCCCATTGCCAGAGTGATGACGCAAAAAGTAATTACCCTAACCCATTGCCAAACTCAAACTATTTTTACCGTCTTGTCCCTTTTACGTCAGCATAAAATCCGTCATCTTCCCATTGTCAATGATCGAGGAGAATTAGTAGGACTGATCAGCGCTTCATTCATTCGTCAGGTTTTACAACCGTCTCATCTCCTCAAATTATGGCGAGTTTCTGAGGTCATGGTTAAACAGGTTATTCATGCTCCTAAAACCGCGTCAGTTCTAAAATTAGCCCAACTGATGGCTAATTTACGGATTAGTTGTGTCGTCATTGTTGAGTCCGATCTCGATTCTGTCCTCAAACCAGTAGGCATTATTACTGAGCGGGATATTGTCCAATTTAAATTGTTAGAACTCAATTTAGGGCAAATTGAAGCCCAAGGGGTGATGAGTCATCCCTTATTTTGCCTGAAACCGTCGGACTCTCTGTGGTTAGCACAGCAAGAAATGCAACATCGTCATGTCCGGAGATTAGTGGTGACGGGAGAACAAGGAGAACTTCAAGGTATTGTTACCCAATCGAGTTTTTTACAAGTCTTTGACCCTGTAGAATTATCGAGTATGATTGCCATTTTACAGGGAGTTGTCGCTCAAAAAACCAGCGAACTTGCTCAAAGCAATGAAGAATTAAACCAAGAAATTAATCAACGTTTACAAGTAGAAACCCAACTGCGACAAGCACAGGAACAATTAGAAAAACGAGTAGAAGAACGAACCGCCGAACTTTCCCGAACTAACCAACGCTTACAGCAAGAAATTAATGAACGGCAACGCATAGAAGAAAAAATCCGCGAACAAGCCGAATTAATTAATATTACGACTGATGCTATTTGTGTTTATAATCTTTGTGATCAAATTATTTTTTGTAATCAAGGAGCAGAACGTCTTTATGATTGGTCAAGGGAGGAAGTATTAGGAAAAAAAACTCCAGAACTGTTTAAGGATGAAACCTCTGCTCAATTATTAGAAGCTTTAAAAACGGTTTTAGAACGGGGAGAATGGCGGGGAGAGTTAACGAAATCAACTCAAAAAGGGAAAACCGTCATTGTTGCGAGTCGTTGGACTTTAATAAGGGATGAAAGGGGAGAACCTAAATCAATTCTTGTGATTGATACTGATATGACCGAGAAAAAACAGCTAGAAGCCCAAATTTTACGAGCGCAACGGTTAGAAAGTCTAGGTCGGTTAGCGAGTGGTATTGCCCATGATTTTAATAATATTTTGACCCCCATTTTAGGGGCTTCCCAACTGTTACCGGTTCTGTCTTCTCAAAAAGATGAAAGTATCCAAAAACTCCTCACAAGTATTGAAACGAATGCCAAGCGAGGAACAGAATTAATTAAACAACTTCTTTCCTTTGCGCGAGGAATCGAAGTCCAAAAAAATCCGATAAGTTTAGTCCAATTATTCTCAGAACTTGAGACGACATTGAAGAGTGTTTTTCCCAAATCTATTGAGATTATTATCGATTATCCGACAAATTTATGGACTATTTTAGCCGATTCGACTCAACTTTATCAAGTGATTTTAAATATTTGTATTAATGCGCGGGATGCCATGCCTAATGGAGGTATTATTACCATTCGAGGGAAAAATTTTTATATCGATGAATCTTATCAAAAAATGTATTTAGAAGCTGGCGTAGGGCCTTATATAGTCGTTACCTTTTCTGATACCGGAGTGGGGATGACTCCAGAGGTACAAGAACAAATTTTTGACCCCTTTTTTACGACTAAAGCGGTGGGGAGGGGAAGCGGGTTAGGGTTAGCAACGGTAATGGGTATCGTCAAAAATCATGGCGGTTTTATAACGGTTTCTAGTCAAGTTAATAAAGGGACTCAGTTTCAAGTTTTTTTACCCGCTATT belongs to Gloeothece citriformis PCC 7424 and includes:
- a CDS encoding GAF domain-containing sensor histidine kinase, whose protein sequence is MSHSSTMLNPPSAEFISLCRAQLELLIEEFKADWSAVYLTREWDKSQTNLFPVVIYPEQFSKGEGLLTRLIPSGEEKSSIVGSFLQTLPEIINEAEIDPDFLDTLCQHPQEAQNNQIILPLIYQEMVMGLLVTGRQDVQWHETELTQIDKIVKTLAIACFLDQRQEWYQQQLQQQYLKNAHQRDQLDNLLHQLRNPLTALRTFGKLLLKRFLPDEKDQNVIKGIIRESDRIQDLLRQFEQQSDILPQEPSTATVITLPETETHSPLLLPSVALALEPVSVEEILTPLLISAQALAQEKQIQVISKVPPNLPPIGANFKALREVFSNLIDNAIKYTPAGGEIEVSIVFRLGDDWEGIQISDTGYGIPREDQTHIFERRYRGVQAAGNIPGTGLGLAIVKDLVEQMQGKIEFISPNGKSQKQSLPGTTFIVWFPIAKAPLDAVA
- a CDS encoding DUF3155 domain-containing protein, with the protein product MARKRKRKSRRRQEGRKILELVPQYSIESGEDKPVTAARKYIQEQSIAPPAVLTVRRNEHTTDRYFWAEKGLFGAQYVEENHFLFPSLRVYQPPSKTPVATATKR
- a CDS encoding CBS domain-containing protein — translated: MQFNYQHLDLPIIEQIIDFTPLKVSPQTPIIDVIALMGEVRHRSCDLINSNLIPSSSSGCCERVDCALIMEGEELKGIFTEQDLVRVAAMDINLSETPIARVMTQKVITLTHCQTQTIFTVLSLLRQHKIRHLPIVNDRGELVGLISASFIRQVLQPSHLLKLWRVSEVMVKQVIHAPKTASVLKLAQLMANLRISCVVIVESDLDSVLKPVGIITERDIVQFKLLELNLGQIEAQGVMSHPLFCLKPSDSLWLAQQEMQHRHVRRLVVTGEQGELQGIVTQSSFLQVFDPVELSSMIAILQGVVAQKTSELAQSNEELNQEINQRLQVETQLRQAQEQLEKRVEERTAELSRTNQRLQQEINERQRIEEKIREQAELINITTDAICVYNLCDQIIFCNQGAERLYDWSREEVLGKKTPELFKDETSAQLLEALKTVLERGEWRGELTKSTQKGKTVIVASRWTLIRDERGEPKSILVIDTDMTEKKQLEAQILRAQRLESLGRLASGIAHDFNNILTPILGASQLLPVLSSQKDESIQKLLTSIETNAKRGTELIKQLLSFARGIEVQKNPISLVQLFSELETTLKSVFPKSIEIIIDYPTNLWTILADSTQLYQVILNICINARDAMPNGGIITIRGKNFYIDESYQKMYLEAGVGPYIVVTFSDTGVGMTPEVQEQIFDPFFTTKAVGRGSGLGLATVMGIVKNHGGFITVSSQVNKGTQFQVFLPAIDVEKTATLADLKDLKGQKELILVVDDDAPIQDITRKTLEVYNYQVMTAKDGIEAIAIYAQYQEKIKAVLMDLIMPTMDGFSAIRALQKLNPQVKVIAISGLESYSQSLNKDGIKSFLSKPYTTQELLGTLRFILDSTYNTIN